GGTGACGCGACCGTGAGGACTCCGGAACGCCGTGCAGAGGCCGTTCCGCACCCCGTCACTGAGGGGACGGGGCGGGGGCTCCTGCGTCGGCTCCGTGCGCCGCGCCGGCCCCGTCTGTGGTTCGAGATCCTGCTGATCGCGGTGAGTTACTGGACGTACTCGCTGATCCGCAACGCGGTGCCGGAACAGCGGTCGCAGGCGTTGCGCAACGCCGACTGGATCTGGCGGGTCGAGCAGCAACTGGGCGTCGCCGTCGAGGAGTCGGTGAACCACGCCGTGAACTCGGTGACTTGGCTCATCGTCGGGATGAACTACTACTACGCCACGTTGCACTTCGTGGTGACCCTCGGTGTCCTGGTGTGGCTCTACCGCAGCCATCCCGGCCGCTACGCCGCGACCCGTCTCGTCCTCTTCGCGACCACGGGCGTCGCGCTGGTCGGTTACTACCTGTATCCCCTCGCCCCGCCCCGTCTGATGAACGGCGGTCGGTTCATCGACACCGTCATGGTCCACCAGACGTGGGGGTCGATGGCGTCCGGCGACCTGAAGAACATGTCCAACCAGTACGCGGCGATGCCCTCGATGCACATCGGGTGGTCCGTCTGGTGCGGGCTGACGATCTTCGCGCTGGCGTCCGTGCCGTGGGTGAAGGTGCTGGGGCTGCTGTACCCGGCGCTGACGCTGGTGGTGATCGTGGCGACCGCCAACCACTTCTGGCTGGACGCGGTGGGGGGCGTGCTGTGCCTGGCGTTCGGCTACATGGTGGCGGCGGTCTGGTACGGCAGCCTGCCCTACCAGCTGCCGCGGGTGGCGGCGGCGCGGAAGGGGGCGTGGTCGCCCACGCGGGCGTAGCCGCGGGGCATCACGCGTAGAACAGCTCCTCCACCACCGCGCGTGCCCTGCGCGCCGTGCGCCGGTACTCGTCCAGCATGTCGCCCGCGTGACCCGGGCCGTGGCCCAGGTAGCGGCCGACCGCGGCCAGCTCGCGCGGGTCGGTGGGGAACGTGTCGCCGGCCCGGCCGCGGACCAGCATCACCGCGTTGCGCACCCGCGTCGCCAGCACCCACGCCTCGTCGAGGATCCCGGCCTGCTCCGCCGGGATGAGCCCGGCGCCGGACGCGGCGGCCAGCGCGGCACGCGTCCGGGTGGTGCGCAGCCCGGCCTCGGTGTGCCCGTGCCGCAACTGGATCAGCTGCACGGTCCACTCCACGTCGGTCAGCCCGCCGGGGCCCAGTTTGGCGTGCAGCTTGGGGTCCGCGCCGCGCGGCAGCCGTTCGGACTCCATCCGGGCCTTGAGCCGCCGGATCTCCCGTACGTCGTCGTCGCCGAGCCCGTCCGCCGGGTACCTGAGCGGATCGATCAGCTCGGTGAACCGCCGCCCCAGGTCCGCGTCCCCGGCCACTATCTCGGCCCGCAGCAGCGCGTGCCGCTCCCACGCCAGCGACCAGCGGCGGTAGTACGCCTCGTACGACTTCAGGGTCCGCACCAGCGGCCCGGACTTGCCCTCGGGCCGCAGGTCGGCGTCGATCAGCAGCGGCGGGTCGGCGCTCGGCACCTGGAGCAGGCGGCGCAGCTCGGCGACGACCTTGTTGGCCGCGTCCCCGGCCTCCCGCTCGTCGACGCCCTCGCGGGGCTCGTGCACGAACAGCACGTCCGCGTCCGAGCCGTAGCCCAGCTCGTGGCCGCCGAACCGGCCCATGCCGATGATCGCGAACCGGGTCGGCAGCGTGTCGCCCCACCCCTCCCGCACGACCGCCCGCAGCGTCCCCGCCAGCGTCGCCGCCGTCAGGTCGGAGACCGCGTCGCCCACCAGGTCCACCAGGGCGCCCTGGTCGGCCTCGACGGGCTGCGCCTCGGTGCCGTAGGAGCCGACGATGTCCGCGGCGGCCGTGCGGAACAGCTCCCTGCGCCGCACCCCACGGGCCGCGGTGACCGCCTGTTCGCCGCCGTCGGCGCGCCGGACCGCGGCCATGATCTCCTGCTCCAGCTGAGGGCGCCCGCGCGGCGTGAGTCCCCCGGCCGCGCCGTCGCCGAGCAGCGCGACCGCCTCGGGGGCCCGCATCAGCAGGTCGGGGGCGAGCCGGCCGGCGGAGAGCACACGGGCGAGGTTCTCGGCCGCCGCGCCCTCGTCCCGCAGCAGCCTGAGATACCAGGGGGTCTTGCCGAGCGCGTCGGAGACCTTGCGGAAGTTGAGCAGGCCCGCGTCCGGGTCGGCGGAGTCCGCGAACCAGCCCAGCATCACCGGCAGCAGCGTGCGCTGGATGGCCGCCTTCCGGGTGACGCCGGACGCCAGCGCCTCCAGGTGCCGCAGCGCGGAGGCCGGGTCGGCGTACCCGAGGGCGACCATGCGTTCGCGGGCCGCCTCGGGGCTGAGCCGGGCCTCGCCGGGCGCGAGCTGGGCGACGGCGTCGAGCAGCGGCCGGTAGAACAGCTTCTCGTGCAGCCGCCGCACCACGGAGGCGTGCCGCTTCCAGGCGCGCTGCAACCCGACCACCGGGTCGGTGCGCAGGCCCAGGGAGCGGCCGAGGCGGCGCAGGTCGGCCGGGTCCTCGGGCACCAGGTGGGTGCGCCGCAGGCGGTGCAGCTGGATGCGATGCTCCATGGAGCGCAGGAAGCGGTACGCCTCGTCGAGCTGGGCGGCGTCCGCCCGGCCCACGTACCCGCCCGCGGCGAGCGCCTCCAGGGCGTCCAGCGTCGTACCGCTGTGCAGGGAGGTGTCGGACCGCCCGTGCACCAGCTGGAGCAGCTGCACGGCGAACTCGACGTCCCGCAGGCCGCCGGGGCCGAGCTTGAGCTGGCGGTCCACCTCGGCGGCGGGGATGTTCTCCACCACCCGGCGGCGCATCTTCTGCACGTCGGCGACGAAGTTCTCGCGGTCGGCGGCCTGCCACACCAGGGGCTGGAGGGCGGCCACGTACTCGGCGCCGAGGCCGGGGTCGCCGGCCACCGGGCGGGCCTTGAGCAGCGCCTGGAACTCCCAGGTCTTGGCCCACCGCTGGTAGTAGGCGACATGACTGCTGAGGGTGCGCACCAGCGGCCCGTTGCGGCCCTCGGGGCGCAGGTTGGCGTCGACGGGCCAGATGGAGCCCTCGACGGTCGTCTCGGAGCAGATCCGCATCATGTGCGAGGCCAGCGAGGTCGCGGCCCGCAGCGCCTTGGTCTCGTCGGCGTCGCCGACCGCCTCGCCCACGAAGATGACGTCCACGTCGGAGACGTAGTTCAGCTCGTGGCCGCCGCACTTGCCCATCGCGATCACGGCCAGCCGGCACAGCGCGGCGTCCCCGGGCGCGGCCTCCTCGGCGATGGCCAGGGCGGCGCGCAGGGTGGCGGTGGCGAGGTCGGCCAGCTCGGCGGCGGTCTCGGCGAGGTCGATGGTGCCGCACACGTCGCGGGCGGCGATGGAGAGCAGGCAGCGCCGGTAGGCGACGCGCAGCGCGACGGGGTCGGTGGCCTCGGCCAGGCCGCGTTCGAACTCCTCCACGCCGGGGTGCAGGTCGCGGGGCTCGTAGGTGACCAGGGCCTGCCAGTCGCCGGCGTGCCGGGCCAGGTGGTCGGCGAGGGCCTCGGAGGCGCCGAGCACGCCGAGGAGCCGGTCGCGCAGCGGCTTGGCCGCCACCAGGGTGTCCAGCAGCTCCTGGCGGGCGGTGGGGTCGGGCTGCGCCTCCAGGAGCCGGACCAGGCCGTGCAGGGCCTGGTCCGGGTCGGCGGTGGCGCCGAGCGCCTCGAGGAGCACGGGATCGGAGCGGACCTCGGCCAGTTCCGCGGCGTCCAGCAGCCTCTCGGCGGCCGAGGGGTCGGTGAAACCGTGCCGCAGCAGCCGTGTGAAGGTACTGCTCCTGCGCCCCGGCGCCGTCATCTCGGCCTCCTGTCGGACCCTGTGGGATGGACCTGTGGGATCAAGGTCGTACGGCCCGAGCGTAACCGGGGTTCGGCCGCGGGGCACCGAACGGGCGGCGTACCGGGCGGGAAGCCGCTAGCTTGTTGGACACCGCGGCCGGCGCCGAGACCGGCACGGATGCCGTAGGAAGCCGAAGGAGTCATGCCATGGACTTCACCCTCGAGGTCGTTCCGCTGCCCGTGAGTGACATCGACCGGGCCCGGGACTTCTACCGGGACAAGGTCGGCTTCCACGTCGACATCGACCAGGAGGTCATGCCGGGGATGCGCATCGTCCAGCTGACGCCTCCGGGCTCCGGCTGCTCGATCGCCCTCGGTGACGCCATCTGGGACATGGCGCAGGGGCAGACCCGGCCGGAGCCCGGTTCGTACCAGGGCCTCCAGCTGTGCGTCGCCGACATCAAGGCGGCCCACGCGGAGCTGTCCGGGCGCGGCCTGGAGGTCTCCGAGCCGGTGCAGTACGCGCCGGACGACGGCGCGACCTTCATGTACTTCAAGGACCCGGACGGTAACGGCTGGGCGGTCCAGGAGTACCGGCGCCGGGTGGCGGAGCCGCTGCACAAGGTGCTCGCGGAGCAGCGGCCCCAGGGCTGACCGGTGCCGTGCCGCCGTCTCAGCCGGTCTCCCGCCAGCGGTTGGTGACCGGCAGGCGGCGGTCCTTGCCGAAGCCCTTGGCCGAGATCTTGGTCCCCGGCGGGTACTGGCGGCGCTTGTACTCGGCGGTGTCCACCATGCGCAGCGTCCGCGTCACCAGGTCCCGGTCGAACCCGGCGGCGACGATCTCGTCCGCGCCCCGGTCCCGGTCGACGTACAGGTCGAGGATGGCGTCCAGCACGGGGTAGTCCGGCAGTGAGTCCGTGTCGACCTGGCCGGGGCGCAGCTCCGCGCTGGGCGGCTTGGTGATCGAGTTCTCCGGGATCGGCGGGGTCTGCCCGCGGGCTTCGGCCGCGCGGTTGCGCCATTCGGCGAGGCGGAAGACCGACGTCTTGTACACGTCCTTGATGGGCCCGTACGCGCCCACCGAGTCGCCGTACAGCGTCGAGTAGCCCACCGCCAGTTCCGACTTGTTGCCGGGCGCCAGCACCAGGTGGCCCTCCTGGTTGGAGAGCGCCATGAGCAGCGTGCCGCGCAGCCGGGACTGGAGGTTCTCCTCGGCCAGGCCGGTCAGGCCCAGCGCGCCCATGTAGGCGTCGAACATGGGCGCGATCGCCACGGTCCGGTAGTGCAGGCCGGTGCGCCGCGCCAGCTCGGCCGCGTCGTCCTTGGAGTGCTCGGAGGAGTACCTGGACGGCATCGACACGCCGTACACGTGCTCCGCGCCCAGCGCGTCGCAGGCGATCGCCGCGACCAGCGCGGAGTCGATGCCGCCGGACAGGCCGATCAGCACGGAGCGGAAGCCGTTCTTGGTGACGTACGCGCGCAGTCCGGCGACCAGCGCCGAGTAGACC
The Streptomyces sp. NBC_01723 genome window above contains:
- a CDS encoding VOC family protein gives rise to the protein MDFTLEVVPLPVSDIDRARDFYRDKVGFHVDIDQEVMPGMRIVQLTPPGSGCSIALGDAIWDMAQGQTRPEPGSYQGLQLCVADIKAAHAELSGRGLEVSEPVQYAPDDGATFMYFKDPDGNGWAVQEYRRRVAEPLHKVLAEQRPQG
- a CDS encoding phosphatase PAP2 family protein, encoding MGDATVRTPERRAEAVPHPVTEGTGRGLLRRLRAPRRPRLWFEILLIAVSYWTYSLIRNAVPEQRSQALRNADWIWRVEQQLGVAVEESVNHAVNSVTWLIVGMNYYYATLHFVVTLGVLVWLYRSHPGRYAATRLVLFATTGVALVGYYLYPLAPPRLMNGGRFIDTVMVHQTWGSMASGDLKNMSNQYAAMPSMHIGWSVWCGLTIFALASVPWVKVLGLLYPALTLVVIVATANHFWLDAVGGVLCLAFGYMVAAVWYGSLPYQLPRVAAARKGAWSPTRA
- a CDS encoding bifunctional [glutamine synthetase] adenylyltransferase/[glutamine synthetase]-adenylyl-L-tyrosine phosphorylase — translated: MTAPGRRSSTFTRLLRHGFTDPSAAERLLDAAELAEVRSDPVLLEALGATADPDQALHGLVRLLEAQPDPTARQELLDTLVAAKPLRDRLLGVLGASEALADHLARHAGDWQALVTYEPRDLHPGVEEFERGLAEATDPVALRVAYRRCLLSIAARDVCGTIDLAETAAELADLATATLRAALAIAEEAAPGDAALCRLAVIAMGKCGGHELNYVSDVDVIFVGEAVGDADETKALRAATSLASHMMRICSETTVEGSIWPVDANLRPEGRNGPLVRTLSSHVAYYQRWAKTWEFQALLKARPVAGDPGLGAEYVAALQPLVWQAADRENFVADVQKMRRRVVENIPAAEVDRQLKLGPGGLRDVEFAVQLLQLVHGRSDTSLHSGTTLDALEALAAGGYVGRADAAQLDEAYRFLRSMEHRIQLHRLRRTHLVPEDPADLRRLGRSLGLRTDPVVGLQRAWKRHASVVRRLHEKLFYRPLLDAVAQLAPGEARLSPEAARERMVALGYADPASALRHLEALASGVTRKAAIQRTLLPVMLGWFADSADPDAGLLNFRKVSDALGKTPWYLRLLRDEGAAAENLARVLSAGRLAPDLLMRAPEAVALLGDGAAGGLTPRGRPQLEQEIMAAVRRADGGEQAVTAARGVRRRELFRTAAADIVGSYGTEAQPVEADQGALVDLVGDAVSDLTAATLAGTLRAVVREGWGDTLPTRFAIIGMGRFGGHELGYGSDADVLFVHEPREGVDEREAGDAANKVVAELRRLLQVPSADPPLLIDADLRPEGKSGPLVRTLKSYEAYYRRWSLAWERHALLRAEIVAGDADLGRRFTELIDPLRYPADGLGDDDVREIRRLKARMESERLPRGADPKLHAKLGPGGLTDVEWTVQLIQLRHGHTEAGLRTTRTRAALAAASGAGLIPAEQAGILDEAWVLATRVRNAVMLVRGRAGDTFPTDPRELAAVGRYLGHGPGHAGDMLDEYRRTARRARAVVEELFYA